A single region of the Xylanivirga thermophila genome encodes:
- a CDS encoding S41 family peptidase, which translates to MKKVLSFLLIFVLILSVFPTVSHADDSLDEIKYWLNKDYVEPLEGDVLNSTDIDDLMDKIDDPYTTYMTPKELNAFIGSIEMQYVGIGVVIEQVPEGIMVLSVFEGSGASEAGLLPGDIITEVDGCPLAGIDADAAITYISGDEGTYVSLTVKRGGEILCLKIGRHRIDIPTIQHVMLDGKIGYIDIMSFGTDTAKRFEKAVLNMEQEGVKGYIVDLRGNGGGYLNTALELAGFFIDDNVAIKTRNKTSEGEYRAIPQKVRIGKPVIVLADEYSASASEAFIGAIRDYDKAYIVGNTTFGKGCMQNMYFLSNGGAIKLTTDYFFTPNDRTINKVGLPPDISIEGQDAQMIAAYLLQTGGNEAKKGIVGIDMGGSIFGVDLNLARQTKFWTSYAELIKGAMAGGKKIYAGTDTGWNGDLFKKDAITTWYYPGYDVLSPLYDISTDKKFLISFNKEVDRSTLDNNIELIEIATGARVEYDIVEFTGDKVKIAPANMLKSNEEYVVVMHGDIRSTGGQKLKDGAICHIRTK; encoded by the coding sequence TAAGGACTATGTGGAGCCACTTGAAGGTGATGTACTTAATTCTACAGATATAGATGATCTTATGGATAAAATAGATGATCCATATACTACATATATGACACCAAAGGAGTTAAATGCATTTATAGGCTCTATAGAGATGCAGTATGTGGGAATAGGGGTTGTTATAGAGCAGGTACCTGAAGGGATAATGGTCTTATCTGTATTTGAAGGTTCAGGGGCATCAGAGGCAGGTCTCCTTCCTGGAGATATTATTACAGAGGTGGATGGATGCCCTCTGGCAGGTATTGATGCAGATGCTGCTATTACATATATCTCTGGAGACGAGGGTACATATGTTAGTCTAACTGTAAAACGTGGCGGAGAGATATTATGCTTAAAGATAGGGAGACACAGGATAGATATACCTACTATTCAACATGTCATGCTTGATGGCAAAATAGGGTATATAGATATTATGTCCTTCGGTACGGATACTGCCAAACGTTTTGAAAAGGCTGTTCTAAATATGGAGCAGGAAGGCGTCAAGGGGTATATTGTAGATCTTAGGGGCAATGGTGGGGGATACCTAAATACTGCCCTTGAATTGGCTGGTTTTTTCATAGATGACAATGTAGCGATAAAGACTAGGAATAAAACATCAGAGGGGGAATATAGGGCTATACCGCAAAAGGTAAGGATAGGGAAGCCGGTAATAGTTTTAGCCGATGAATATAGTGCAAGTGCATCAGAGGCGTTTATAGGAGCCATAAGAGACTATGACAAGGCATATATAGTGGGGAATACCACCTTTGGCAAGGGATGTATGCAGAATATGTACTTTTTATCCAATGGTGGGGCGATAAAGCTTACTACAGATTATTTCTTTACCCCTAACGATAGGACTATAAACAAAGTAGGGCTCCCGCCTGATATAAGTATAGAAGGCCAAGATGCCCAGATGATAGCCGCATACCTTTTGCAAACAGGAGGAAATGAGGCAAAAAAGGGGATAGTGGGCATAGATATGGGAGGCAGCATATTTGGTGTAGATTTAAACTTAGCCCGTCAGACTAAATTTTGGACAAGTTATGCAGAGCTTATAAAAGGTGCTATGGCGGGAGGTAAAAAGATCTATGCAGGGACGGATACAGGATGGAATGGGGACTTGTTTAAAAAAGATGCTATCACTACCTGGTATTATCCAGGATATGATGTATTATCGCCTTTATATGATATCAGTACGGATAAAAAGTTTTTGATATCCTTTAATAAGGAAGTGGATAGATCTACTCTCGATAATAATATTGAGCTCATAGAGATTGCAACGGGGGCGAGGGTAGAGTATGATATAGTAGAGTTTACAGGTGACAAGGTAAAGATAGCCCCTGCTAATATGTTAAAATCAAATGAAGAATACGTAGTTGTTATGCATGGTGATATAAGATCTACTGGTGGACAAAAACTAAAGGATGGGGCTATATGCCATATAAGGAC